In Anopheles arabiensis isolate DONGOLA chromosome 2, AaraD3, whole genome shotgun sequence, the genomic window GCCCACCCACCCATAGGCCTAAAGTTTCGATTCGTGCTTCATCTCCGCCCGTTCCCAATCCGGCAGCTTGCGCTCCTTGATCCCGCTAAAGCTACCGCCGCGACCGATTCCTTGCCGAAATTTGTCCGCCCCCTCCTTCGCTTCCTGCAGCAGCTCCACCGTAACGTTCGCAGCCTCCCGTTCCAGTGCCTGCTCGAAGGATTCCGCCGAAAACGTACCATAGTACGCGGCATCCCGATCGTGCCGGATGCAGAGCTGCGGATACTTAGCGATGCTCATCGCCAGATTGTACGCCTGGCCAAGGCCTGCCCCGACCGCCACGACACGATTCACGAGGCCAATGTCGAGCGCTTCCTTAGCGGTAACGGTCCTACCGGTAAGGATCAGATCCAGCGCCCGCGAAAGCCCGATCAGTGCCGGCAGGCGGACCGTGCCGCCGTCAATCAACGGAACGCCGAATCGGCGATTCAAGAACCCCAGCACGGCATTCTCCTCCATTACGCGCAGATCGCACATCAACGCCAGCTCCAGCCCACCGGCCACACAGTACCCGGTAATGGCACAGACCAGCGGTTTCCGGATCATGCGTCTCGTCGGACCCATCACCCCTTCCGGATGGTGCACGATCGACAGTGTCTGCTGTGGTTCTTGCTGCCCGGCCAGCTCGCTCAGATCGTACCCGGAGCAGAAGCTGCCTCCGATGCCGTGCAGCACACCGACGTCCGCCTTTGGGTCGTTCTCGAACTCTGCTATTGCGGCCGATAGCTTTCGGCCCGTTATAGAATCGATGGCATTTCTCACCTTCGGCCGGTTGATACCGATCAGCGTGatgttgttttccttctcGACGACGATTGGTTCTTCCGGGTGGGGGTTTGCCATTTGTTCTACAAAGAGTGTTGATAGGGGTAAGATTTAACAAACTATCGCTTTTGAAATCGTGTGCAACATCAACTTACGATCTGTTCCAGTGCTCTCTGGTGTGGTTGTACAATCGCGGGAAAGAAATGATGGTATACTTTTAGCTAAATTGCGTATAAACCGGTAGCTTTTCAGGCCCAACATAACGAATGGTTAATCTTCCTACTGCGGGCCTGATAATAATTCACAGATACGGCAAAGCGGCAGTAAATtgatgcaaaaagaaaaaggaaccaATGCAAGAGCCGgtgttgttcgttttgttgacatttttcatcacAACAACACAAGGGGAACACTGGGAGCTTTGTCGGTCATGGTAATAATGAAAGTGCGTTAATTTTAgtttcaataaatttattaaacCAAGGGAAAAACAGCATTAAATGacgctgtttcttttttaaataaatttgagAAAAATTGGTGAGCAAGGAAAGACAAAAAGTTCTGTAACGCCTCTGTCGGACATCGACGGCTGGAGGCGTTACTATGCGTTACATCGTTAATTGTAGTAGGCATGTCGGAGTTTTGAATTGACCGTTACACAATTAGGAAAACTAATAGAATCATTTGCGAAATTATCAATAcataatcaataaataaatgaaaaggAATAATCAAAACACACTGCTTACTTTTTCGAACATTGAACGGTATGTCTTTATTATCGCATCCATATAATCGTTTCGAGCAAGCTCCAGGTGGCAATTGGTAAATGTGTTACGGTTAATGCCACTTTCTTTTCCGTTCGTCGTCGTCACTCTGCTCTATATCTTCGGTCGTGATTTTTGTGTTCagtttacatttcatttcactaGAATCCTATTGTATCCTAGCCAATTCCAAATTGCACCGCCGTATATAAACCAACTTCCCCATAAGCAAATACATTCCACCTATCGAAAGCTATTCATCTGGCCAAAATGCGATGCGCTACATTACACGCACAGTTGGTGTACAGTTTTTTACTTTATCTAAGTTCATCGCACACGACCTTCCCCTTCGCTTGAGTGTTGTTGTAATTGCGTACAAATGCTCGTTTCCGAAGCTAAagtaaaaacattattttgctCATAGCGTACTCCGCTGCCCACGTGTAGTATGTGTTTCGTCTAATGGAGCAGTGTCGCCGTACGCAGATCTCAAAAGCCTGCCATCCTGCACACTAAAAGAAAGTCTCGTCAAGCTGGATGGATGTGTTACCAAGGAATTATACAGTAGGCTCTTTTATTAgttgtaaaaaatgtaacaaaacccCATGCCAAGCGTAAAGTGCGCCACGTTTTGGGTAGAAAGTTGCATCACGcttatgttttatgtattaacatagataacaaaaaaacaaatatctaGCTTTTGTAGAGTTTGTTAGCCTCAAATAATAAGGTATTATTGCACGAAAAGTTTACCGGCCACTGTACAACGACGAATCAAAATATGTACAAAGGTTGGTAgcactgctgttgttggttACAACATAATTTTAgagtatttttgtattttgtttcccTATGCTTTATGgtgttaaaaatattttcttagTTCGTTTACCCCACTACTCATCTGCTCTTCTACTATTCTTCGCGctctacttctttttttttcgggaacaACTGGCAGCCACATGGCGGACGTATGCAGTGTAAAACATTTCTTATGTCAACATTGATTACATGCTTGCTCGTTTGCTGTTTaactatttgtgtgtgtgttattacagttttttttctcacggtatataaaaaaagcatagcaaacaaaactgtAAACCTGTATGCGTACGCGAGCGATATGCAAACGATACACCGTTGGATGGATTTTCATATTTGGCTTTTGTATTTTGTCTtgtattgttatttttcttttcgttttgcttaGTAATAATATGACGTTGGGTGGATATGTAGGGCGTGCTAAATGGaaattaaactgtttttttagGTTGACACATTGACAACGatttccattaaaaaaatccaccatAAAGACAGTAGTAGTGTTGCAAATGTTTAGGTGTGCGAGGAAAAGCATTAGGGGCAAATTAAACTAATCACGATGTACCTGTTTTTTATCGTTTATAAATGTATGGTTTTGACTAGATTTGACATTTCAACAATCAGCGAAAAGCGATGGACTAGAAAATGGTACAGCCAGTAGTAGCAAGATAGTGTATACAAGGACAAAAGAGAATAcagttttataaaaaaaacaatgattatAAATCCAAATCATAACATTATTGTTgcacaaaacagcaacataaacaaacaaacggggAAAGGAAACATAACGGAAGCGATTTTACAAAGCACTTGGAATAGATATAAGATGGCCGAGCCCTTGCAGAGATCAACTCAAACTAATGTAAACATACCAACAAGTATCTTACAACTATgagcaaattttaaaataaaaacactctTATGAGTTTAAAAACAGTTTAAGGATAAGCGTGTATTGGGCCTTGCGTAACGTCGAGTGCACACAAATGGTAATGGATGACTATCAATGGCAATTGAACTACGCACAACATACACATGTACACGCATCGATGATATATACAACGAGACCAAAAAGAGGAGCTGAATGCTCATGATATcctagctgtgtgtgtgtttgtgtgctttctgTATCGATACAAAATTGCAATGCTTTCATATCATATTATTTACATTTGCTACAAAAAACCACCCTGATTTGTTTCAATCCCCATTGCTTTTGTTCTAAGTacaataacaaataataaaaaaaaacatacacacactctggCGACACTCAAGAGTGCGGTCTTACGCGACTCTGGCTGGTCTAGAGACTAGAAGACACGGTGGAGATTATATTAgctttttaaaagaaaagcgTTTCAAAGCGTTTAAAGACATGGTAACAACAAAGATTATAAAGTGTGATAGAAATAGCGTAAACGTTGCACCACACCACAATAGCTAAAGCGAGAATATACTAAAACCAAGCATTTGGTAGTGGACGTTATGCTTGCACGCCGATCGGCGGAACTTATTCCGCAACGTGTTAGCGCATCGCGAAAAGTAACGCGTTGTAACGCACGGCGCGCTTTCGCGGGTTGGGTTTTTGCGTTTGTCGTTTGCCGGCACAGCACATTTCGtttataaaaaacaaactttgatTTTTAGCTATGTTTTTGGATGTTTATCTAACAACGTTGGTGCCACTTGGTAGCGTGGCATTTTAATTGTGTCCGGGTTCGGATCCGTAGGTTCGAATCGTTCCTATCAAAAAACCGTTAGTGTATATTTCCGCCCTAGTTCCGCTGCACGGCAGCATCGCCTCAACTAGTGTTCAGGAAAGCTTCTAACTTGTTCATGCGTGTTTAAAAAATCCCTCCCCATTCCCCATCCAGATGCCACTTACCGAATGCAAGGCTTCTGGCAACTATACTTCCGTTTTCTTGTAAGTACATTTCGAATCTGACGTCCTTTGCGttcttctatctctctctttctctccctatAGCGACCGTATTACGATGATGAGTTTTGTAGTTGCTTATGCATTATTATACTAATGTTAATGATATGTGATACGATGAGAACGATCGACATGGGGAGTAACGTGTTGGCGGTTAGATGGAGTTGATGGATGTGACGAGACGGCGAAATATAATACAGACAAAGGTAAAGTACGATGCAGTGATGGGGCGCCGGGTAGGGGGATGAATGCACGTTTTCCACAACAGCGAACGACAAACGATGGTTAAAGCTCACACCGGGGAAGTGGAATGAAGCGTTACAGATACATCATACATATATCAAGCTATACCCGGTTGTGTCTGATGAAGCGCATGCAGTAACACCACACTCGAATGCTACAATTTTCACTGCCTGTTCTCGTCTACGCCGCTTGTGATATGTAGAGCTCTCCTTTCGGTTGCCTGCGTATGCTTGTCTAGCTTGTCCTTCCGGGGGCGGGGATTTTGAATGGTTTTAAGGCGATTTCAAAGTTTGTGAGCGCGTGCTACAACGTTTGCTGCGAAAATGGAAGCCAAGCACCCTACTTCAGCCGCTGGGTAACGTTGGCCAACGCGACCGCGAACGCTTGCAGTGCCGAAAATGGGTACTGAAAGTCGAGCGTGTACGCATTGCCATCAATCCGCCCAAACTGCATGACCTACGGTAgtagagagaaacaaaaaagcacattaGGTCAGTAAGTTGCCCAGAAGCAGTGCAACCGACACGTACCTGTTTGCCGCGGAACTCAATCTGAAAGTTTTTCGCCGACTCCTGCGTAACGCGTCCACCAAAGTCTAGCTGATACACCTGGCTGTTCTCGTTCCACATCGGGGCCTTGTTGTGCATCACAAACTCGCGCCGTACCGGTGCGGGCGACTGGGACGAGCTGGCCACACCGTTCGGTTCAATTTTCCCACGCTTCAGCTGCAAGTAAGATTACATTTTACACCACGAAAGTGAAGTCACCGCCTGCTACGTACCTTCTGGCGCAGCTGAGCCTTCTGGAACGTCTCAAGATCGCGGTACTGTTTCGCGCTCGTACTGCCGCTACTGTCGTCCGTATGGTTGCTGGGGCTGCTATGGTTGGGGCCAGCActgccagcaccaccagcaccactaGCACTGCCACCGCCACTTCCACCATTCTCGTCGTCGGAGCTTTCGGTGTGTTGCTTTTTCCGCTGGCGACGGTTTAGCAGCGGCGAGTTCAGAATGTGCCTGATCGGTGAGGCGCTCTGGTGCCGTTTGCTCTTCTTGCTGGGTGTCGGCGAAGCGGGCGAACTGCGCGCCAACCGTGCGGGCGATGCCGGTGGCGTAGACTGGCGGCCACCCTCCTCCATATCGCGCCATCTGCTAATGAGCCCGGCCGGGCCGGTATGACCGCTACCCGATCCACCCGGCCGTGGTTCGTCCGTCTGCGACGACGTGGAGGCCGTGCCCATCGACTCCCCTCCATCGGTCGACTCGTTGCTCGGTCCCGGGCAGCTACCGTTGCGGCGATGCTTTTTCGGCGAATCGAGCGAGTCTGCCTTGCTCTGCCGGTTGTGCCGGTTTGCGTTCCAGCGCAGCAGAATTGGCGTGTTGGACTCGCTCTGCGGTTTGCTCGAGTCGGCATCCGGCGCCTTCGGCTGCCGGTTGCGGCGAGAAAACAGCGGACTGTCGGTGAAGCTCGTCACGATCCTGGCGACCGAGCGGGATGGTGTACTGTTGGACGGAGCAGACGGTGCCGGCTCGGAAGTGCTTGCCGAACATTCGGTACCACTGCCCGgcacctgctgctgttgctgctgctgctggtggttggactttcgatcgaaaaagccTCCCCCTTTCCCCGAGGATGAGCCTGCACTGGTCGGATCTTTCCCGCTCGAGTGGTCTCCGTAGTGGTTGCTGCACGCCGACCGGATGTATTGGCCCAGAGTGGTACGCTTCGCTTTGGGCGGTGCCTGCGGTGGCTTTCCGGCACTTACCGGCCCATCATGTCCGTTCACTATCACATGCGCCTCGTTGGTAGTGGATGTCGTCGCGTTACCGCCCAGGGTGGCGTCTTTCTTCGTCAGCTCATCAGCCGGCACCTCCTGCTGGCTGTTGCCGCTCTTGCGACACTTGACACAGACCGGCTCGGTGGAGTTAACGGTCGGCGAGATCTGTCTGCACACGGAGCAGCTTTTGGGCTTCTCTTTCCGATTGAGTATCGGCGTCTTGGAACCACCGGGGCCGGACACTTCCGGGCCAAACTTCATCGGCGCACCCTTGCGCGTGACCACACCGTTCACTTCCTTCAGCGGGCCAGGCTTTCCGCCGCCCATCAGCTGATCGGACGAGGAGTATTCGGTTTCGTTCTCCGACAGTTCGCTCACCTTCGGCATCTGGCGGAACAGGTTGATAAGATCGCGGTTCAGGTTGGGCACCTCCTGCAGAATGTCCGAGCAGGAGTCAAGGCTTTTCGATTTCGCATCCACCCGTAACCGCGTCGCCTGGCGCAGCTCGTCCAGATTGCGTTTGTATTTCTTCTGGCGCTTCTTGTCCACCAGCACGAGCCGCTTGTAGGGTGCGTCGCGTCGCATCATGGACAGTGCCTCTTCGCCCGGCACGATCGTCATGTTGTCCAGGTAGCCTACGCTGCAGCTACGCGTGATCGAGTCTGGAATGCGAGTCGTTGCTGTGGCGCTGGAAGAACCGGCCGCTGGCATAAACGTCATCATGGAGGCAACAGTGGGCGTCCGATGCATTCCGCCGCCTACCGTTTCGGACGTGGGCGTTTCAAAACCGTTCGTCGAGTCGGTGCTGGTCGTTGTGGCGGGTGCGGGTGCCGTGGCAGGAATAGGTGAAGCCTGCACCGGGTTAGGAACGATGGTTGCACCCATTGCCGATGTGCTGGGCGTCGACGCTTCGTCGATGAACTTgaggttttgctttttcgGTGTACTCCGTGCGCTGCTTGGTTGGGAGTCCCGCCCACTGCTGCTCCCGTTGGTGCACAGCGAACGGCCACCCGCCTCCGAACGATCCAGATTAAGGTTCAAGTTTAGCGGCATGCCCGCACTCATCGTACTGCGACCATGGTGATGGTCGGACGAAACGAGCGCATTCTTCACCTGCACCAAGCTGCCGATGTAGTCGTTATTGCTCGAGTAGCTCATCAGTGTCGTCTGTCCGGCTGGCGGCCGGTCAAAGATGATGTCACTCGGTGCGACGGCATTCTTGGGCGACTGCAGCGTCGGCACGGAACCCTCGCAGTACAGCGGGCTGATGGCGACGCGCGATTGATTGCTGGAGGCGGATGATGGACGGCTGACGAGACTGTACCCTATGCTTTGCCGGGGCGGCGTTCGTGCGGCAGCACTGTGCAGATCGCTCACCACCACGACGGTCGTGGACTCCCCGCCGTCCGTATCATCCTCGTAGGATTCCGCACGGGCCAATGGTCCCAGTCCTGGGACGCCATTGCgcgccagcccaccggaggaCGAGCCAGAGCAGCCGGCCAGTGCGGAcggttgatgctgctgctggcgtcTTGGCCGGGACGGGAATCGATTCGGTCGGGGTGACATCGGCGCAATCGGAGGGGCACTTTCGGTCAGCAACTTTCGGCTGAGTGCGCTCGCACCGCAGCTTTCGCGCGCGGACGACATCAACGAGGGGCCGTGGTGCGTTCCATTGGAATGGTGCTGTGCATGGTGCTGCCCTTGATGCTGGTGcgcctgatggtgttggtggtgctgctgctgttgctgctgttgcagcagATGCTGCtggtcctcctcgtcctcggaGAAAATGTTGGGATTAAAGTTAGGATCTGGTCCGGTGGGAAAGTCGTCCCGCAGCTCCGTTATTACGAGCTTCATCTGGCGGGGCTGTAGATGCAGCAGCGACGTTTTGTACGTCACCTGTCCGAGATTGGCCGGTAGCGTTTTCGCCAGCCCGTGTATCTTGAACTTTGTGCCCCAGATGTTGGATGTCACCTCGACTAACTTTACGTGctagaaatgtaaaaaagatgGAAAATTAATGATACCATCTGCAGGTACAGCGCCACGTACTACTTCCGTACCTCTGGTAGTGTGTCGAGATAAGCCAGATCTTCATTGTTTTCCGTAGAGTCGGAATTTTGATTCGGTGATCGGTCGTTACTGCTGGGGTTGCGTTTTTTCGTCCCGGTCTTTCGTTTTCGATCCAGTCGTGGTGATCCTAGAAGAAGTGTAACGGATAAACATTGGGTTTCTTAGATCCCGCCTACCCGTAACTACTTACGGCAATCGTCGTCAATGTCACTCTCGGAGCTGTCGGATCGACCGTTCGTGCCAGTGGTCGAGTGACTCGACGTAGAAGCGCTTTTCGTCGTAGTCGTAGTGGTTGTCGAATCAGATGAATATGTACAGTATGTAGAAACTTCTGTGCGAGATTGAAGAGCAAAGCGAGTGGGGATCGGTTAGAAAGGGGATTGCGGCGATAACTACCGTCGATACTACTCACCATCAACCTGAGGATCGAATATCACAAATTCTGGCCGTATTTTGGAGGTTCGCTTGCCTTTGAGCAGCGGCACAAGCCCGCCGAGAAACTCCAGATAGAGCGTGTAGCAAGTCCCTGAGCTCTGGTTGGAATCGTCATCATGCCGTATCATCGTACAGTGGAGCCGCGTCGAGCAGGCGGGCGGACGCGAGACAAACTCACGCAGTGACTTCAAATCGGGAACACAGCACTAGACGTGGAGGAGGCAAAAAGATGGttaatttgttgtttattgaTGTGGAATATACTACCCCGTCTCCATCTACTACTTCGCATACTTACCCGTATGGTTTGAGCAAACAGGTTGCCGATCAGAGCCTTTATCCGACCGGGCAGGGGCAGTCTTGGCAGCAGCGCTTCGGAAGCGAGCGAAGTTTGAACTTTCAGCCGACAGAACAGCTGCAACGACGCGACCCGTCGGGAAACCCACGCTATATGTACCTGTGTACCGGTCGCTATGAAGATTCGCTTATCATTGTGACCCCACGTGAGGGCAGACACTGGATACTGTGTGCgaaaaagggtggaaaaatgTAGAGTTCCGGTATAGCTGATCCGCAAGATCACGCGCAATTACTTACCGTACTATTGGGAATTTTGGCGGTGTAGAGAAGATTGCCAGATTCGGTGTAGAACTTGAGTAGATTGTTGTACACCGTAGCACCATGGATATCAGTCATGTGCGGGCTGCCCAGCTCCGTCCCGGCCACGGCCAGCAGCTCCCGCGAGTTGCTCCACTCCATCACGATGCCCAGCTCGCCGTTCATGCCGGTGTGGATCTGGTTCGGCGTGATGTCGTCGTACGACTTCAGCAGATAGATGTACCCGTTCTGGAAGCTGACCGCCAGCACGAAGCTACGCTTCGACGCGTTGGTCACGCCCGGTTCCGTGTCTTCGCCCTCCTCCATCTTGAACTTCTCGCACGACCAGGCCATCGCCGTAATGCCCACGTCCGAGCCGAGCGGTACCTGCGACACCATCGCACCGTGCACGTCCATCACGATGATCTGGCCCTGGGTAGTGCCGAAGTACACCTGCTGGTCGTCGGGCGTCCAGATGCCGCACGTGATCGTTGCGTCCAGGTTCAGCATCGACGACCAGTACCGCTGGCCGGCGACCGACCCGACCAGCACAAACCCGTCCTGGTAGCAGATCAGTGCCATGCGGCCATCGTGCGACCAGGAGAAGTGCGTCACCGGTGTGTTGCGATCGTTGATCAGCTCCACGCTCCAGCGGCCTTCGTACTTTATCCACACGAAGATAATGCCGGAACTATCACAGCTTGCCAGCTTCTGGTACGGTTCGTTCCACTTTACCAGGATCACCTGTGGGAAGGAGAGTGAGAGGAGGATTAGGAGTAAATGGGGTAATCCATCTTttataagaaaaacaaagcaataagGCACACTTACATCAGATCGATGCCCGCGAAGGTTGTAATTTGTTCGCAGCGGGTAGTCGACGTTCTTCTTGCAGTGCGATGTCGTAAAGGTGACACCAACAATGCCTCGTACGTTCCCCGTAGCTAGCCATCCTTCCTGGTAGTAGTTGGTACGATTAAGTTTCCATCCTTCTTCCTGTAGTTCATGGAAATGGCAAACAAAGAATGCGCTTTAGAACAAAAAATCGAAACCGTATAGTTGGTCAGACCAGAACAAGGTCTCTGTTGTGAAATCTTAAATGGCGAAGGTAAACAGAATGTGAGACGCTTTTAGCGTCACGCATAAGAACCTATGTCCTTTCCTGCCACAGTACACCGATTACTACAACGCATCACTGCACTGGAGGACGACGGCAGAAACGAAACAATCATGGCTTCCCACCCTGTTTAGTAGCAATTTCAGACCCTGTACGATGCAGGCAttggaaaaatgtcaaaactaCATCAGCACGTACGTTGCACCTCGCCGTACGCACGCGACACGCCGCTTTCGGTGGAAAAGGGCGAATTGCGTGCCATAAACATATTTTGCAACTTTGACACGAACTGTGCAGGCCTTGTCAAGCGCAGAAACCTTCGTTTGGCAGATTGATGGACGATAGCTGTTCCGGATTTCGCATATCCGGCTGGCACACCAACTAAGTGCAGCAAGAGCAACTCTACCAAGCAATCTCCATAGTTGGACTATTCTTTCATGATCGATTTTTTACTGTTTGGACACACGAAAGTTCCCGTTGGACAGAGTTGAAGCATTAACTCTGCAAAAGATCTTCCATTCAGTACAACAATTCTGCAGCGTTCCTAGGAAATCCTTTGGAAATTACATGGTGTATGagtcttctgtttttttttctccaaaacaGAGAGAATTCTTTCATACCCGCTCGACGATCCACAGCAAGGACGATTAATTTACAAACATAACATTAATCATCCAACGACTGCCAGTCACGCTACACTTCCAATGTCGTCTGTGGTACGACAAAACGGCGCGaccattgttgtttgtttagctTTTCGGGTTCGAGTCCGAGATTGTGGAGCTGGACCCGGGTTCCTGCCACAGGAAGGAGAGGTGTAATCGCAGACTAATATCATTCTCCATGCGACGCTACTCACACTCTTCAATTGATTCTGTAAATGTTGGGTCAATAATACAACACCCCATATCGGGCGTGTATCGGGTTTCTcttccccccacccctccttctctctcgctctctttctcccgcTATTCTAAAAACATCCCTCCATTGTGCCGCTATTATACATTGCGCCCTATGTTGTAATTCTAATGCTACGACCAGCAAACATTCATCCGCTCAAGCGAGCGCGTGTATTTGCTTTTGGGTTGTAGTTTACATTGTTTGTCCCCGTGTTCCTCAAGCCTGGCCTAGTTCCCGTGTCCCACGCTTCCTTCAAGCGAAGTGTTGTCCACCCTTCTCGGAAGCCCTTATCTTACGCGTCCAGCGGCGACGACTGGTCTGGTGACCTACAAAAACCGATGGGTCTTCCGTTACAACTAATGACGATGCGCACTGGAATGCCAATAGCCACCCTCTTCGATATTCCCAGCCAAGAATGAACTGGCATTCGAAGTAGGGACCAGGGAGTGCGGGAAAATCGATTAAAAGAtcctctctttccctctctctttctactgCGAAGTCATTCCAAAGGACACTTTTCCGAGCCCTGATCGGCACGGCGGTACTCTACACCATCGCTGGGTGGTGAAAGTATTTTTCTCGCGCCGAAGGGATATGGTGGAAAAAGAAATTCGATTTAGCAACTATAAATAGGACGATGTTCCATTATGATGCTCCGCCACCACCGGGATACCGGGTGGCCATTATTTACCTGGATCTGGACAGGAGTGGAGAGCATTTTCAGCGGGGGCTCGAGACTCGCGGCAGTGGCAAACGATAATCGACAGCCGGAAATCGTGGAGTAAATCGTGAAGCTACACCACCAGCAGGCGCGTGCGTTTAACAAAGCGAAGCCATTTAGGACGCTGGTTTCAGGCTCGGGAATTGAGCGACGGTTAATGCTGTCGGTCGGCCAGCGTCCggcactggtggtggtggtgtcgtaCACCTTAATTGAAACATTGTTGATGAAGCTTTTCCTGCCCGGTTTCGGGCTGGCGGTGGGATGGGCTTTGATTGTTAGTGAGCAAAAGCGTTGTCAGCCGTTAGACAAAGCAAGGCGAATGAGGAAACATTAAACGAACGAGTTTAATGAGACACTGTTGTAGTGCGGTGATAAAAACTACACTTTACAGCACTATGAAGGGGCGGGATGGTTGGTCATACAGGCGCATTGCAGCAGTGAAAGAGGGAAGGATAACGGGAATAGAGTCGAACGGTGTCATTCGCAGGACGGAACCAACGGGAATGGGTAAAGATGTTGGTTGAACATTACCAGGAACCCTGCAGCTAAGCCAAGTGCTGTTAAAAATTACCTCACTAAAAGGCAAGTCCGCAAGGGGATGAAGAATTCGGCAACATTACTATTCTACTTATGTTGCTAAGAAATAGTGCTTAACTTATGTTGAGCTAAATAAATTTGAGGATACAGGCAATGAAGTTCTAGGCTCGTTCATTCTATGTTTGATAATATCGGACATGTTAAACGAGACAGAGTAAAACATCGTTTAGACAATCTATCTAATTGCTCGAGGGACATTCGCCATTTCGAAGAACCCAGCTCCGTACCCAACCCATGCCACCGTGGAAGGTTTATTTTTACCCTTAGCCACGAGGTGGTACATTCATAGAACCATTATCCCTGCATCAGGTACATCATGTATACCATGAGTCACCAGCTCGATAGGGACGTAGATGTCACTGTGCCTGGGCGTGCGTCCTGCTGTCCACCGTCCATTTTACCCCATCGGTTGCATTAGCTTCATATCCCGATTGCTTGACGCtgattaaattgaaatttattggccgttgtttgtttgccggAGGAGGAAATTTATTATCTGCCGTTTCCTACTCCCCCGTCCGGGCCAGTTCCCGTTTGCTCTGTTCGCAAAGGGGCCAACCCGGACAACAAGGATCACGTGGCGCCGCTTTCCAACCGaacggatgatgatggtgacggGCTCGTCGTGCCCGGTCGCACGTTCGCCGCCCTGTGTTAGCTCATGTCCGGAGGAAAAtcactcccctcccccccttccaCGGAACGACCACAAAAACCAGCAGAGGAGAGCGTTCGTACACGAGTGTTGTCAAGTGATAACACGCCTTTTTCTCGTTGACCAATGCGCAACCGGCGTCCAACGAGCAAACCGGAACAACGCAGCACCACTAGCGCGCGCAAACGGTGCAACTTACCAACACGCCGGTCCCAAATGGGTTAGCGGGGTTTTGTTAGTTAGTGTA contains:
- the LOC120897581 gene encoding putative enoyl-CoA hydratase/isomerase YngF → MLGLKSYRFIRNLAKSIPSFLSRDCTTTPESTGTDQQMANPHPEEPIVVEKENNITLIGINRPKVRNAIDSITGRKLSAAIAEFENDPKADVGVLHGIGGSFCSGYDLSELAGQQEPQQTLSIVHHPEGVMGPTRRMIRKPLVCAITGYCVAGGLELALMCDLRVMEENAVLGFLNRRFGVPLIDGGTVRLPALIGLSRALDLILTGRTVTAKEALDIGLVNRVVAVGAGLGQAYNLAMSIAKYPQLCIRHDRDAAYYGTFSAESFEQALEREAANVTVELLQEAKEGADKFRQGIGRGGSFSGIKERKLPDWERAEMKHESKL